One genomic region from Haloarcula taiwanensis encodes:
- a CDS encoding thioesterase, with protein sequence MSLKSMFNDIPFVKQLGMEITAVDDGYAAGELPLEDGHSSNPESIIAHGGVTYSLVDTVGGAAVVSQSGTVSPTVDMRIDYLAPATADLRTEAEVIRSGGSVSVVDAEVYDTDGHHIASARGTYKTDGDRGESPWTEGVDESEVTHLTDD encoded by the coding sequence ATGAGTCTCAAATCGATGTTCAACGACATCCCGTTTGTCAAGCAGTTAGGGATGGAGATCACGGCTGTCGATGACGGGTATGCGGCGGGCGAACTCCCGCTGGAGGACGGCCACTCCTCGAACCCCGAATCGATAATCGCACACGGTGGCGTCACGTACTCGCTCGTCGACACTGTCGGCGGGGCGGCCGTCGTCTCGCAATCCGGCACGGTCTCACCGACGGTCGACATGCGGATCGATTACCTCGCGCCGGCGACCGCCGATTTACGGACTGAGGCGGAGGTCATCCGAAGCGGCGGGAGCGTCTCCGTCGTCGACGCAGAAGTGTACGACACCGACGGCCATCACATCGCGAGCGCTCGCGGAACGTACAAAACTGACGGCGACCGCGGTGAGTCGCCGTGGACGGAAGGCGTCGACGAATCAGAGGTCACCCACCTGACCGACGACTAA
- a CDS encoding DNA mismatch repair protein MutT, whose product MQPQRATYVKKACAYITRNGSELLVFDGPGHDGLQIPKGTVEPGEEPRVAVQREAVEESGLASFEHLRHIATDVWTRRQSPPKRYVRSFYHLPVHESRDHWVHTVTGTGEERGAEFEFSWVDLPTDATFALDLDDYLHSLTSPAKATTAGDVAAD is encoded by the coding sequence ATGCAACCACAGCGGGCGACGTACGTAAAGAAAGCCTGTGCCTACATCACCAGAAACGGGTCGGAACTTCTGGTGTTCGACGGGCCGGGCCACGACGGGCTACAGATACCAAAAGGAACTGTTGAACCGGGCGAGGAACCGCGGGTCGCCGTCCAGCGCGAGGCCGTCGAGGAGAGCGGTCTAGCCTCCTTCGAGCACCTGCGACATATCGCCACCGACGTCTGGACGCGTCGCCAGTCCCCGCCGAAGCGGTACGTGCGGTCGTTCTACCATCTTCCCGTTCACGAGTCCCGGGACCACTGGGTCCACACCGTCACCGGGACGGGCGAGGAGCGCGGCGCGGAGTTCGAGTTCTCGTGGGTTGACCTCCCGACCGATGCCACCTTCGCACTCGACCTTGACGACTATCTCCACTCGCTGACGAGTCCCGCCAAGGCGACGACAGCTGGCGATGTGGCTGCCGATTAG
- a CDS encoding acetyl-CoA acetyltransferase, with amino-acid sequence MPTPVIVDAVRTPQGKEDGALAGVRSEDLSVPLINQLLASTGVEADEVDDLLWGCAQQRGEQGNNMARVIALLSDLGESVPASTINRWCASSAEALMRAADAIAAGQRDVLIAGGVESMSRVQMDENTHNVHPRLAEHYNIGELQMGMTAEKVASEMEVTRQEQDEYALRSHQRAADATESGRFDDEIVPVDTDDGQLEADEGIRPDTTLEKLSQLPTVFKSDGTVTPGNASQVSDGAAGLMVTSREFAEDRGLDILAEIGSHEVAGVDPTVMGIGPVPAVRKLTERTDRETGDYDLVELNEAFASQCLYCQRELGFDDDIYNVNGGAIAIGHPLGASGARLPVTLVHEMNRRDAELGLATECVGFGQGAAIEFRLP; translated from the coding sequence ATGCCCACACCTGTCATCGTGGACGCAGTCAGAACGCCACAAGGAAAGGAGGACGGCGCACTCGCCGGTGTCCGGAGCGAAGACCTCTCGGTGCCGCTTATCAACCAGTTGCTCGCGTCGACCGGCGTCGAGGCCGACGAGGTCGACGACCTGCTGTGGGGGTGTGCCCAGCAGCGCGGGGAACAGGGCAACAACATGGCCCGAGTCATCGCGCTGTTGTCCGACCTCGGCGAGAGCGTCCCCGCATCGACGATCAACCGCTGGTGTGCGTCCTCCGCCGAGGCGCTGATGCGGGCTGCCGACGCTATCGCGGCCGGCCAGCGCGACGTGCTCATCGCCGGCGGCGTCGAGTCGATGTCCCGCGTGCAGATGGACGAGAACACCCACAACGTCCACCCGCGACTGGCCGAACACTACAACATCGGCGAACTCCAGATGGGAATGACCGCGGAAAAGGTCGCCAGCGAGATGGAAGTCACCCGTCAGGAACAAGACGAGTACGCACTCCGGAGCCACCAGCGCGCCGCCGACGCGACGGAGTCCGGTCGCTTCGACGACGAGATTGTCCCTGTCGATACCGATGACGGGCAACTCGAAGCAGACGAAGGTATCCGTCCCGACACCACGTTGGAAAAGCTGTCCCAGCTTCCGACGGTGTTCAAATCGGACGGGACGGTCACACCCGGCAACGCCTCGCAAGTTTCCGACGGCGCGGCGGGGCTGATGGTCACGTCACGCGAGTTCGCGGAGGATCGCGGACTCGACATCTTGGCGGAAATCGGTTCCCACGAAGTCGCCGGCGTCGACCCGACGGTAATGGGTATCGGGCCAGTCCCCGCCGTTCGCAAACTCACCGAACGGACGGACCGTGAGACGGGCGACTACGACCTCGTGGAACTCAACGAGGCCTTCGCATCCCAGTGTCTGTACTGTCAGCGCGAACTCGGCTTCGACGACGACATTTACAATGTCAACGGCGGCGCAATCGCCATCGGCCACCCGCTCGGGGCCTCCGGCGCGCGCCTTCCAGTGACGCTCGTCCACGAAATGAACCGCCGCGACGCGGAGCTGGGCCTAGCAACGGAGTGTGTCGGCTTCGGTCAGGGTGCGGCCATCGAGTTCCGGCTACCCTGA
- a CDS encoding pyridoxamine 5'-phosphate oxidase → MTVETLEAAGLRRMDDDNIGAFLSNQRVGVLGLPTESGPYMIPLSFGYDGDSALYFTFVGGSASRKQQLTEAAADATVLVYKVESMFHWESVLLQGSIEAVPESEWDDLAGVLDTAWRPELFRDAIEDGDITVYRFHIDEREGLRHAGLPPGFEPE, encoded by the coding sequence ATGACAGTAGAGACGCTCGAAGCGGCCGGACTCAGGCGCATGGACGACGACAACATCGGGGCGTTCCTGTCGAACCAGCGGGTCGGCGTGCTCGGCCTGCCGACCGAGAGCGGCCCGTACATGATTCCCCTGTCGTTTGGCTACGACGGCGACAGCGCGCTGTATTTCACCTTCGTCGGCGGGTCGGCGAGCCGCAAGCAACAGTTGACCGAAGCGGCAGCGGACGCGACCGTGCTCGTGTACAAAGTCGAGTCGATGTTCCACTGGGAGAGCGTCCTGTTGCAGGGCAGTATCGAGGCCGTCCCCGAGTCCGAGTGGGACGACCTCGCGGGCGTGCTCGATACGGCATGGCGGCCGGAACTGTTCAGGGACGCTATCGAAGACGGCGACATCACAGTCTACCGCTTCCATATCGACGAGCGGGAAGGACTCAGACACGCTGGCCTCCCACCGGGGTTCGAGCCAGAGTGA
- a CDS encoding AAA family ATPase, with amino-acid sequence MSNPELDVVEFLLTATIYSERRDLEPDDLPASYRSVFWSDGEIERPLSITNTTASEATGVERPWAAISGLMFTDRDDFSGSISLTDRDLAEEWFLERVDAAALEDNPVLTKAYEDQVEGADYERAREQNRPSRADRAFIDAKLEEAFDTDDEDDEEMLDLVDVRAPEEVEMTLDDLVLTTDQEDEIQKIVKAIEHRDYLARIGLREIGKLLFVGPPGTGKTSVARALAHDLDLPFVEVKLSMITSQYLGETAKNVEKVFEVAKRLSPCILFMDEFDFVAKTRSSDEHAAIKRAVNTLLKSIDEISLIQDEVLLIGATNHPDQLDAAAWRRFDEIVNFPKPDHGMRADILRIVTQQMEIDDFDPETLAELTEGLTGSDLRLVLREAVLNALTEERTTLTQQDLEDAIIDFEERDNLKNMDMMDGDADALVAGSGGFSGDGGSDHDHDHDH; translated from the coding sequence ATGAGCAATCCGGAACTGGATGTCGTTGAGTTTCTGCTGACGGCCACTATCTACAGCGAGCGGCGGGACCTCGAGCCGGACGATTTGCCGGCCTCGTACCGGTCCGTCTTCTGGAGCGACGGCGAGATCGAGCGGCCCCTGTCGATCACCAACACGACCGCGAGCGAGGCCACCGGCGTCGAGCGCCCCTGGGCGGCCATCTCCGGCCTGATGTTCACCGACCGCGACGACTTCTCGGGGAGCATCTCCCTGACCGACCGTGACCTCGCCGAGGAGTGGTTCCTCGAACGAGTCGACGCCGCGGCCCTCGAAGACAACCCGGTTCTGACGAAAGCCTACGAGGACCAGGTCGAGGGGGCCGACTACGAGCGGGCTCGCGAGCAGAACCGGCCCTCGCGGGCCGACCGCGCGTTCATCGACGCCAAACTGGAGGAGGCCTTCGACACCGACGACGAGGACGACGAGGAGATGCTCGACCTCGTGGACGTGCGCGCCCCCGAGGAGGTGGAGATGACGCTGGACGACCTGGTGTTGACCACCGACCAGGAAGACGAGATTCAGAAGATAGTCAAGGCCATCGAACACCGCGACTACCTCGCCCGCATCGGCCTGCGGGAGATAGGGAAACTCCTCTTCGTCGGCCCGCCGGGGACCGGCAAGACGAGCGTCGCCCGCGCGCTGGCCCACGATCTCGACCTGCCCTTCGTCGAGGTGAAACTGTCGATGATTACCAGCCAGTACCTCGGCGAGACGGCCAAGAACGTCGAGAAGGTGTTCGAGGTCGCAAAGCGGCTCTCGCCGTGTATCCTCTTTATGGACGAGTTCGACTTCGTCGCCAAGACCCGCTCGTCGGACGAACACGCCGCCATCAAGCGCGCCGTCAACACCCTGCTCAAGAGCATCGACGAGATTTCGCTCATTCAGGACGAGGTGTTGCTCATCGGCGCGACGAACCACCCCGACCAGCTCGACGCCGCCGCCTGGCGACGTTTCGACGAAATCGTCAATTTCCCCAAGCCGGACCACGGGATGCGCGCGGACATCCTCCGCATCGTCACCCAGCAGATGGAGATCGACGACTTCGACCCGGAGACGCTGGCGGAGCTGACCGAGGGGCTGACCGGCAGCGACCTCCGGCTCGTGCTCCGCGAGGCCGTCCTCAACGCCCTGACTGAGGAGCGGACCACCCTCACTCAGCAGGACCTCGAAGACGCAATTATCGACTTCGAGGAGCGTGACAACCTCAAAAACATGGACATGATGGACGGCGACGCCGACGCGCTAGTCGCCGGGAGCGGCGGCTTCTCCGGCGACGGCGGCAGTGATCACGACCACGATCACGACCACTGA
- a CDS encoding ATP-binding protein, with protein MEVTLLGTGDTTGTPTVQCNCDTCERARDPDEELRARVRERGIDPTGGVERSRFSVAVANDETGESLLIDLSPDFRHQFLRESVPLPDAAIVTHVHFDHLDGLGNAYRLFDDLPVHAADETDPVTDESVAESVRSRYDYLDTVSVHAQTPFEPFTVAGFEVTLVPVTHPPLLCYGLRIEEPQTGAVLSISGDTCYDVPERSKSALTGADLALVEGIVHPEACEYHPKGGAHHDADGVPRTFGTKHMTLPGARDFADDIAADDYRIVHTAHYVPADRAFADDIGLDGERFTL; from the coding sequence ATGGAGGTCACGCTGCTTGGGACCGGCGACACGACTGGGACGCCGACTGTCCAGTGCAACTGTGACACGTGCGAACGGGCGCGCGACCCCGACGAGGAACTCCGGGCCCGCGTCCGCGAACGCGGCATCGACCCGACGGGGGGCGTCGAACGGTCGCGCTTCTCCGTCGCCGTGGCGAACGACGAAACCGGCGAGTCGCTGCTGATCGATCTGAGTCCGGACTTCCGTCACCAGTTCCTCCGTGAGTCGGTCCCGCTACCGGACGCGGCCATCGTCACGCACGTCCACTTCGACCACCTCGACGGTCTCGGGAACGCCTACCGCCTGTTCGACGACCTGCCGGTCCACGCCGCTGACGAGACGGACCCGGTGACCGACGAGAGCGTCGCCGAGAGTGTCCGGAGCCGCTATGATTACCTCGATACGGTCTCGGTCCACGCACAGACGCCGTTCGAGCCGTTCACCGTCGCGGGCTTCGAGGTGACCCTCGTCCCGGTCACGCACCCGCCGCTGCTGTGTTACGGTCTACGCATCGAGGAGCCCCAGACCGGCGCAGTACTGTCGATATCCGGGGACACCTGTTACGACGTGCCCGAGCGCTCGAAATCCGCGCTGACCGGTGCCGACCTCGCGCTCGTCGAGGGCATCGTCCACCCGGAGGCCTGCGAGTACCACCCGAAAGGCGGCGCTCACCACGACGCGGACGGTGTGCCGCGGACCTTTGGCACGAAACACATGACCTTGCCCGGTGCGCGGGACTTCGCCGACGACATCGCGGCCGACGACTACCGTATCGTCCACACCGCCCATTACGTCCCCGCGGACCGAGCCTTCGCCGACGATATCGGACTCGACGGCGAGCGGTTCACGCTCTAA
- a CDS encoding translation initiation factor IF-2 subunit gamma: MTSNKQPEVNIGLVGHVDHGKTTLVQALSGEWTDQHSEEMKRGISIRLGYADATFRRCPEAEEPEAFTVDEHCDDHDVDTDHLRTVSFVDAPGHETLMATMLSGAAIMDGAVLVISATEPVPQAQTEEHLSALDIIGIDNIVIAQNKVDLVDEERAMQNYEQIQEFVEGTVAEGAPIVPISAGQEANIDLLIEAIQSEIPTPERDPDEDARMMVARSFDINRPGTTWEDLMGGVLGGSLVSGQLDVDDEIELRPGREVEEGGQTEWQPVTTTVRSLQSGGDFVDTVTPGGLLGVGTGLDPAITKGDALAGQVAGPPGSLPPVHETFTMDVDLLERIVGDDGGEVDEISTGEPLMLTIGTATTVGSVTSARDDECEVALKRPVCAASGSKIAINRRVGARWRLIGVGTLR, from the coding sequence ATGACATCAAACAAACAACCGGAGGTGAACATCGGACTCGTCGGGCACGTCGACCACGGAAAGACGACGCTCGTACAGGCGCTGTCCGGCGAATGGACCGACCAGCACTCCGAGGAGATGAAGCGCGGAATCTCTATCCGACTCGGCTACGCCGACGCGACCTTCCGTCGCTGCCCGGAGGCCGAGGAGCCGGAGGCCTTTACTGTCGACGAACACTGCGACGACCACGACGTCGACACCGACCACCTCCGGACGGTGTCGTTCGTGGATGCGCCCGGCCACGAGACGCTCATGGCTACCATGCTGTCCGGTGCGGCCATCATGGACGGGGCCGTCCTCGTCATCTCGGCGACGGAGCCTGTCCCGCAGGCCCAGACCGAGGAACACCTGAGCGCGCTCGATATCATCGGCATCGACAACATCGTCATCGCCCAGAACAAGGTCGACCTCGTCGACGAGGAGCGGGCGATGCAGAACTACGAGCAGATTCAGGAGTTCGTCGAAGGCACCGTCGCTGAAGGCGCACCGATTGTCCCCATCAGCGCGGGTCAGGAGGCCAACATCGACCTGCTCATCGAGGCCATCCAGTCTGAGATTCCGACGCCGGAACGGGACCCAGACGAGGACGCCCGCATGATGGTCGCACGCTCGTTCGACATCAACCGACCCGGAACGACCTGGGAGGACCTGATGGGCGGCGTGCTGGGCGGCTCGCTCGTGAGCGGGCAACTGGACGTCGATGACGAGATTGAACTCCGTCCCGGTCGCGAGGTCGAGGAAGGCGGCCAGACGGAGTGGCAGCCCGTCACGACGACGGTCCGGTCGCTCCAGTCGGGCGGTGACTTCGTGGACACGGTCACGCCGGGCGGCCTGCTGGGCGTCGGGACCGGTCTCGACCCCGCAATCACGAAAGGCGACGCGCTCGCCGGGCAGGTCGCCGGGCCGCCCGGAAGCCTCCCGCCGGTCCACGAGACGTTCACGATGGACGTAGACTTGCTGGAACGCATCGTCGGTGACGATGGCGGCGAGGTCGACGAGATATCGACCGGCGAACCGCTCATGCTGACTATCGGCACCGCCACCACGGTCGGGTCGGTCACGAGCGCCCGGGACGACGAGTGCGAGGTCGCGCTCAAGCGCCCGGTCTGTGCGGCCTCGGGCTCGAAAATCGCCATCAACCGCCGCGTCGGTGCTCGGTGGCGGCTCATCGGTGTCGGCACGCTGCGGTGA
- a CDS encoding twitching motility protein PilT — translation MIVLDTNALMMPVECNVRLFEELDRVLPDATDYVAPAAVRDELAKLADGAGAEATAASVGQDLLDRCTVRETTADYADDAVLELAQTDDATHAVTNDAPLKRRLLDAGVPVISLRGRNKLGITQP, via the coding sequence ATGATTGTGCTGGACACGAACGCGCTGATGATGCCGGTCGAATGCAACGTGCGACTGTTCGAGGAACTCGACAGAGTGCTGCCAGACGCGACGGACTACGTCGCGCCCGCCGCCGTCCGCGACGAGCTAGCGAAACTGGCCGACGGGGCTGGCGCGGAAGCGACCGCCGCTTCGGTCGGACAGGACCTGCTGGATCGGTGCACGGTTCGGGAGACGACGGCGGACTACGCGGACGACGCCGTCCTCGAACTGGCACAGACAGACGATGCGACACACGCGGTCACGAACGACGCCCCCCTCAAACGACGCCTGCTGGACGCGGGCGTTCCAGTAATTAGTTTAAGGGGCCGGAACAAACTGGGTATCACTCAACCATAA
- a CDS encoding DNA-directed RNA polymerase, protein MYKRVRLRDTVEVPPRFLAEVSPGLVKRLLQEKLEGRMDEDVGSVVSVIEVHDIGTGAVLPNKPGVYYEAEFDALTFDPQMQEVVDGEVVEVVNFGAFIGIGPVDGLLHVSQISDEYLAYDEENQQLASRESNRTLTVGDAVRARIVTKSIDERNPRDSKIGLTAKQVGLGKHGWLQEERERREGTAEAGDS, encoded by the coding sequence ATGTATAAACGGGTACGCCTACGCGATACGGTCGAAGTCCCGCCACGCTTTCTGGCGGAGGTCAGTCCGGGGCTGGTCAAACGGCTCCTGCAAGAGAAGCTCGAAGGTCGGATGGACGAGGACGTCGGCAGCGTCGTCTCGGTCATCGAGGTCCACGACATCGGTACCGGTGCCGTGTTGCCGAACAAGCCCGGCGTCTACTACGAGGCCGAGTTCGACGCGCTCACGTTCGACCCGCAGATGCAGGAAGTGGTCGACGGGGAGGTCGTCGAAGTCGTCAACTTCGGGGCCTTCATCGGCATCGGGCCGGTCGACGGGCTGCTGCACGTCTCCCAGATATCCGACGAGTATCTGGCATACGACGAGGAGAACCAGCAACTCGCCTCTCGCGAGTCCAACCGCACGCTCACCGTCGGCGACGCCGTCCGGGCGCGTATCGTCACCAAGAGCATCGACGAGCGCAATCCCCGCGACTCCAAGATCGGCCTGACGGCGAAACAGGTCGGCCTGGGCAAGCACGGCTGGCTTCAGGAGGAGCGCGAGCGCCGCGAAGGCACGGCGGAAGCCGGTGATAGCTGA
- a CDS encoding DNA-directed RNA polymerase subunit E'', producing MMADRLVCRDCHRVQSAEIESQCEACGGTALTEDWAGYVVIAHPERSDIAAEMEVTEPGKYALKVR from the coding sequence CTGATGGCGGACCGCCTCGTCTGTCGCGACTGTCACCGTGTCCAGAGTGCGGAGATCGAAAGCCAGTGTGAGGCCTGTGGCGGCACCGCACTGACCGAGGACTGGGCCGGCTACGTCGTCATCGCGCACCCGGAGCGCTCCGACATCGCCGCCGAGATGGAAGTGACCGAGCCGGGCAAGTACGCGCTGAAAGTCCGCTAA
- a CDS encoding RNA methyltransferase has translation MYVLELGGQDDAFARREAASAASAVDVLAPGLATARGISDRVCHLAFAHRACALLGTSDPNIESAAALLSAATIDREGSVAVRAVDVRASTGVDTQQAERTLGGVLTDRGFAVDLDNPDHVLYAYFSDPAGDEEGGTGKRCCALGWLAAESVRDFGDRQPTDRPFFQPGSMDPLEARALVNIAGAGPDATILDPMCGTGGLLLEAGLVGADVVGGDAQKKMVSGTHENLTYALDGSGHPDRDAYPEPGEWEVFRSDASALPVADDAVDAAVFDAPYGRQSRIEGELAPLVAGALGEANRVARRCVLVADRDWRDAGTSAGWTVTDYFRRRVHRSLVRHVHVLE, from the coding sequence GTGTACGTCCTCGAACTCGGCGGGCAGGACGACGCGTTCGCGCGGCGGGAAGCCGCAAGCGCCGCGAGCGCCGTCGACGTGCTCGCCCCCGGACTGGCGACAGCGCGCGGTATCAGCGACCGCGTTTGCCACCTCGCGTTTGCCCACCGAGCCTGTGCCCTGCTCGGTACCTCGGACCCGAACATCGAAAGCGCCGCCGCGTTGCTGTCGGCCGCGACAATCGACCGCGAGGGGAGCGTCGCCGTGCGTGCCGTCGACGTGCGAGCAAGCACCGGCGTCGATACCCAACAGGCCGAGCGGACGCTGGGCGGCGTCCTAACCGATCGCGGCTTCGCCGTCGACCTCGACAACCCTGACCACGTTCTCTATGCCTACTTCTCGGACCCCGCCGGCGACGAGGAGGGCGGGACCGGCAAGCGCTGCTGTGCACTGGGCTGGCTCGCCGCCGAGAGCGTCCGCGACTTCGGGGACCGCCAGCCAACAGACCGTCCGTTCTTCCAGCCCGGCAGCATGGACCCGCTCGAAGCCCGCGCACTGGTCAACATCGCCGGGGCTGGCCCGGACGCCACGATACTGGACCCGATGTGTGGCACCGGCGGTCTCCTGCTGGAGGCGGGGCTGGTCGGGGCCGACGTGGTCGGTGGTGACGCACAAAAAAAGATGGTCTCGGGGACACACGAGAACCTCACATACGCACTCGACGGGAGCGGCCACCCCGACAGAGACGCCTATCCTGAGCCGGGCGAGTGGGAGGTGTTCCGGTCCGACGCGTCCGCGCTGCCGGTGGCCGACGACGCCGTCGACGCCGCCGTCTTCGACGCTCCCTATGGCCGCCAGTCCCGTATCGAAGGGGAACTGGCACCCCTCGTGGCCGGTGCACTCGGCGAAGCCAATCGCGTCGCAAGACGGTGCGTACTGGTCGCCGACCGCGACTGGCGCGATGCGGGGACCAGTGCGGGCTGGACCGTCACCGACTACTTCCGGCGTCGCGTCCATCGCTCGCTTGTCAGACACGTCCACGTGCTTGAGTGA
- a CDS encoding ATP phosphoribosyltransferase — protein sequence MRIAVPNKGRLHEPSEELLERAGLHLVDGADRQLHADTVDPDVTVLYARAADIPEYVADGAADVGITGLDQVRESDADDLVELRDLDFGRCRLVLAAPEDSHVETVYDFEGGRIATEFPTITRRYFDRVDVDVDVTEVSGATELTPHVDIADGIVDITSTGTTLRMNRLAVVDEVLESSVRLFAREDTADDEKVKQVDTALGSVLAAEDKRYLMMNAPEDALDDVKDVLPGMGGPTVMDIAGSDQLAVHAVVEEHAVFETISSLKDVGASDILVTEIERLVE from the coding sequence ATGCGAATCGCCGTCCCCAACAAGGGCCGCCTGCACGAACCAAGCGAGGAACTGCTCGAACGGGCCGGCCTCCATCTGGTCGACGGGGCCGACCGCCAACTGCACGCCGACACCGTTGACCCGGACGTGACCGTCCTGTACGCCCGCGCCGCCGACATCCCCGAATACGTCGCGGACGGCGCTGCCGACGTGGGTATCACCGGTCTCGACCAGGTCCGAGAGTCCGACGCCGACGACCTCGTCGAACTCCGGGACCTCGATTTCGGCCGCTGTCGCCTCGTCCTCGCCGCACCAGAGGACAGCCACGTCGAGACAGTCTACGACTTCGAGGGGGGCCGTATCGCCACGGAGTTCCCGACCATCACCCGCCGATACTTCGACCGCGTCGACGTGGACGTGGACGTGACTGAGGTGTCCGGTGCGACGGAGCTGACCCCCCATGTCGACATCGCCGACGGTATCGTCGACATCACTTCGACCGGGACGACGCTCCGGATGAACCGGCTGGCCGTCGTCGACGAGGTGCTCGAAAGCTCCGTGCGCCTGTTCGCCCGCGAGGACACCGCCGACGATGAGAAAGTAAAGCAAGTCGACACCGCGCTCGGCTCGGTCCTCGCCGCCGAAGACAAACGCTATCTGATGATGAACGCCCCCGAAGACGCCCTCGATGACGTGAAAGACGTGCTTCCGGGGATGGGCGGCCCCACCGTGATGGACATCGCCGGCTCCGACCAGCTCGCCGTCCACGCCGTCGTCGAGGAACACGCCGTCTTCGAGACGATTAGCTCACTCAAGGACGTGGGCGCGAGCGATATCCTCGTGACGGAGATAGAGCGGCTGGTGGAATAG
- a CDS encoding MFS transporter, with protein sequence MLLAVAAGWFLVLGMRFVVPAVLPTIREEFVISNAQAGLAVTVLWLTYAAVQFPAGVLIDRIGERTLLVAAALLSGVGLLGYFFAPVFSLFLIATGAFGFGTGLYGPTRGTALSRTFDAREGTAFGIVMAAGSLGAAALPAVAAFVTTRYGWRLALASAAPLFMLVAGALWLSVSDRPTGESERSLRRDLRTVLTGFRNRRLVLSVSGKTLMLFAFQAVTAFLTTYLVTVRGISQGTAGALLSVLFVGGALSQTATGRLADRYGTPSVLTAVALVSTVPLVLIPSVRGVVPLAVVSGLIGVRMSVGPLANAYIVDTLPDAAEGTGWGLLRTGFFAISSLGSTAVGLLADQNLFAVAFYGLAGLTLLAAGTFVALPRRDRL encoded by the coding sequence ATGCTGCTTGCCGTCGCCGCCGGCTGGTTCCTCGTCCTCGGGATGCGGTTTGTCGTGCCCGCGGTTCTGCCGACGATACGAGAGGAGTTCGTCATCTCGAACGCGCAGGCGGGGCTCGCGGTCACGGTGCTCTGGCTCACGTACGCGGCGGTTCAGTTTCCCGCTGGGGTGCTGATCGACCGAATCGGGGAGCGGACGCTGCTGGTGGCCGCGGCGTTGCTGTCCGGCGTCGGGCTGCTGGGCTACTTTTTCGCGCCGGTGTTCTCGCTGTTCCTCATCGCGACGGGCGCGTTCGGGTTCGGGACGGGACTGTACGGCCCCACCCGGGGGACCGCCCTCTCGCGGACGTTCGACGCCCGCGAGGGGACCGCCTTCGGTATCGTGATGGCCGCCGGCTCCCTCGGAGCGGCCGCACTGCCCGCCGTCGCCGCGTTCGTCACCACACGGTACGGGTGGCGGCTAGCGCTTGCCAGCGCCGCCCCCCTGTTCATGCTTGTCGCCGGCGCGCTCTGGCTCTCGGTGTCGGACCGTCCGACCGGCGAGTCCGAACGGAGCCTCCGGCGGGACCTCCGAACGGTTCTCACCGGCTTTCGCAACCGCCGGCTCGTGCTGTCGGTTTCAGGCAAGACACTGATGCTGTTCGCCTTTCAGGCTGTGACAGCGTTTCTCACCACGTACCTAGTCACGGTCCGGGGTATCTCACAGGGGACCGCCGGGGCGCTCCTTTCGGTGCTGTTCGTCGGTGGCGCGCTCTCACAGACAGCCACTGGCCGGCTCGCCGACCGATACGGAACGCCCAGTGTCCTGACCGCTGTCGCACTCGTCAGTACCGTTCCACTCGTGCTCATTCCGTCCGTCCGCGGCGTCGTGCCGCTGGCCGTCGTCTCCGGCCTCATCGGGGTTCGGATGAGCGTCGGCCCGCTGGCAAACGCCTACATCGTCGACACGCTGCCTGACGCTGCCGAAGGGACCGGCTGGGGGCTGCTCCGGACCGGTTTCTTCGCGATCAGTTCACTGGGCTCGACGGCTGTCGGCCTGCTCGCCGACCAGAACCTGTTTGCCGTCGCGTTCTACGGTCTCGCTGGCCTGACGCTGCTGGCTGCGGGGACCTTCGTTGCCCTCCCACGCCGGGACCGCCTGTAG